One segment of Mycolicibacterium neworleansense DNA contains the following:
- a CDS encoding tyrosine recombinase XerC, with product MPTVQDVLAEFDEYLALQCGRSEHTRRAYRGDLAALFDFTGGGLDTVTLPRLRSWLATQAAAGAARTTLARRTSTVKTFCTWASRRGLLPEDSAARLQVPKAHRTLPAVLRRDQAIDAMEALNSAAREGDPLALRDRLIVEMLYATGIRVSELCGLDIDDIDTSRRVLQVLGKGNKQRTVPFGEPAHVALRAWLAEGRPALATADSGPALLLGARGKRLDPRQARTVVHQTVSAVDGAPDIGPHGLRHSAATHLLEGGADLRIVQELLGHTSLATTQLYTHVTVERLRAVHDQAHPRA from the coding sequence GTGCCCACAGTCCAGGATGTACTCGCCGAGTTCGACGAATACCTGGCGCTGCAGTGCGGCAGGTCGGAGCACACCCGACGGGCGTACCGGGGTGACCTGGCCGCGTTGTTCGACTTCACCGGCGGTGGTCTGGACACCGTGACCCTGCCGAGGCTGCGGTCCTGGCTGGCCACGCAGGCCGCGGCCGGAGCAGCGCGGACCACGCTGGCGCGGCGTACCTCGACGGTCAAGACCTTCTGCACCTGGGCGAGCCGGCGGGGATTGCTGCCGGAGGATTCCGCCGCTCGGTTGCAGGTGCCCAAGGCCCACCGCACCCTGCCCGCGGTGCTGCGTCGTGATCAGGCCATCGACGCCATGGAGGCGCTCAATTCCGCTGCACGCGAAGGCGATCCACTGGCGCTGCGGGACCGCCTGATCGTGGAGATGTTGTATGCCACGGGTATCCGCGTCAGCGAGTTGTGCGGGCTGGACATTGATGACATCGACACCTCGCGCCGGGTCCTGCAGGTGCTGGGTAAGGGCAACAAGCAGCGCACGGTCCCGTTCGGAGAACCCGCACACGTCGCGTTGAGGGCCTGGCTCGCCGAGGGCCGCCCCGCCCTGGCGACTGCCGACTCGGGCCCCGCGCTGTTGCTCGGGGCCCGCGGCAAGCGGCTCGATCCGCGTCAGGCCCGCACGGTGGTGCATCAGACGGTCTCTGCGGTCGACGGTGCACCCGACATCGGCCCGCACGGACTGCGGCACAGCGCGGCCACCCACTTGCTCGAAGGCGGTGCCGACCTGCGCATCGTGCAAGAGCTGCTGGGTCACACCTCCTTGGCCACCACGCAGCTCTACACCCATGTCACCGTCGAACGCCTGCGTGCGGTGCACGACCAAGCCCACCCCCGGGCCTGA
- a CDS encoding acyl-CoA dehydrogenase, producing the protein MTARSDVLFDPNRTDFDQFDTRTREIFRATIDFFESHGKRWLKQQDRDRVWYSDFLDLVKREGIFATFLTPESEAGGDPDKRWDTARNAMYSQILGFYGMQYWYVWQVTILGLGPIWQSENTVARKKAAALLDSGEIFAFGLSEQAHGADVYSTDMVLTPGADGSYTATGGKYYIGNGNLAGMVSVFGRRSDKPIIDSSDLDRRRPAQDFEGYLFFAADSRHSNYHLRKNVVDGQMYVAAFDLEDYPVNADEILHEGKAAFNAAINTVNIGKFNLGFGAIGACEHAMYEAVTHAENRVLFGQRVTEFPQIRRMLADGYARLIGMKLYSERAVDYMRSASPDDRRYLLFNAIEKMNVTREGEKIVTLLADTIAARAFESDMYFTMALLGLTGLPRLEGTVHVNMALSLKFMQNYMFGASDAALAALNVLPVGRAPGPLLGVIAGGLRAAGGVIAGSPVAQRIPQLKSLLAEVPQIPTRRDATNDDFLFRQGPSSGLAKIRFGDWQSVLRRFSSTPNVAVFLDQARAVQTLLAVATPTADQQRNVDFLFAIGEMFTLIPYAQLILEQAEIEAIDSDLIDQLFEVLVTDMSTHATKLHCHPDATAVQQQRALDIVKQPVADPARRGRVVAAVRGLSGRYEMNP; encoded by the coding sequence GTGACCGCACGATCCGATGTCCTGTTCGACCCGAATCGGACCGACTTCGACCAGTTCGATACCCGAACCCGGGAGATCTTCCGGGCCACCATCGACTTCTTCGAGTCGCACGGTAAGCGGTGGCTCAAGCAGCAGGACCGGGATCGGGTCTGGTACAGCGACTTTCTCGATCTGGTCAAGCGGGAAGGCATCTTCGCGACGTTCCTCACCCCGGAGTCGGAGGCCGGCGGCGATCCGGACAAGCGCTGGGACACCGCACGCAACGCCATGTACAGCCAGATCCTCGGGTTCTACGGCATGCAGTACTGGTACGTCTGGCAGGTCACGATTCTCGGTCTCGGGCCCATATGGCAGTCGGAGAACACGGTGGCACGTAAAAAGGCTGCCGCCCTGCTGGATTCGGGGGAGATCTTCGCCTTCGGACTGTCGGAGCAGGCACACGGAGCCGACGTCTATTCGACCGACATGGTGCTGACGCCTGGCGCCGACGGCTCCTACACCGCGACCGGCGGCAAGTACTACATCGGCAACGGCAACCTGGCCGGCATGGTCTCGGTGTTCGGCCGTCGCTCTGACAAACCCATCATCGACAGTTCAGATCTCGACCGCCGACGTCCCGCACAGGACTTCGAGGGATACCTGTTCTTCGCCGCCGACAGCCGGCATTCGAACTATCACCTGCGCAAGAACGTCGTCGACGGCCAGATGTACGTCGCGGCGTTCGACCTGGAGGACTATCCGGTAAACGCCGACGAAATCCTCCACGAGGGAAAGGCCGCCTTCAACGCCGCGATCAACACCGTCAACATCGGCAAGTTCAACCTCGGATTCGGGGCGATCGGGGCCTGTGAGCATGCCATGTACGAGGCCGTCACCCACGCGGAGAACCGCGTGCTGTTCGGCCAGCGGGTCACCGAGTTCCCGCAGATCCGCCGCATGCTCGCCGACGGCTACGCCCGCTTGATCGGGATGAAGCTCTACAGCGAGCGGGCCGTCGACTACATGCGCAGCGCAAGCCCGGACGACCGGCGCTACCTGTTGTTCAACGCGATCGAGAAGATGAACGTCACCCGCGAGGGCGAGAAGATCGTGACGTTGCTCGCCGACACCATCGCGGCTCGGGCGTTCGAATCCGACATGTACTTCACCATGGCGCTGCTGGGGCTCACCGGCTTGCCGCGGCTGGAGGGCACGGTGCACGTCAACATGGCGCTGTCGCTGAAGTTCATGCAGAACTACATGTTCGGCGCGTCCGACGCAGCGCTGGCCGCGCTGAACGTGCTGCCGGTCGGGCGGGCGCCGGGCCCCCTGCTCGGTGTGATCGCCGGTGGTCTGCGGGCGGCCGGTGGTGTCATCGCAGGTTCTCCTGTGGCACAACGTATTCCACAGCTGAAATCGCTGCTGGCCGAGGTGCCGCAGATTCCGACGCGCAGAGATGCGACCAACGATGACTTCTTGTTCCGTCAAGGGCCGAGCAGTGGGCTGGCGAAGATCAGGTTCGGGGACTGGCAGTCGGTGCTGCGCCGATTCTCCTCGACGCCGAATGTCGCGGTCTTCCTCGACCAGGCCCGGGCAGTGCAGACCCTGCTCGCGGTCGCGACGCCCACCGCGGATCAACAACGCAACGTCGACTTCCTGTTCGCGATCGGTGAGATGTTCACCCTGATCCCGTACGCCCAGCTGATCCTGGAGCAGGCGGAGATCGAGGCGATCGACTCCGATCTGATCGATCAGCTCTTCGAGGTGCTCGTCACCGACATGTCCACGCACGCGACCAAACTGCATTGCCATCCGGACGCCACCGCGGTGCAACAGCAGCGCGCTCTCGACATCGTCAAGCAGCCCGTGGCCGACCCCGCGCGCCGCGGTCGTGTGGTCGCAGCTGTGCGCGGACTGTCCGGCCGCTACGAGATGAACCCGTGA
- a CDS encoding oxygenase MpaB family protein, which translates to MSDLQPMADYGFFGPDSVTWKVWGHATTPIIGLQRAVVVEELDPALIAAVDTTGANYDRPRTRYDRTVRYFAMVAFADTESVLKTADVLVKVHSKAIGTEPLSGNRYDANDPRSQLWILLTGWHSVLKAYELYGGGKLTAEEESRYWHDCARAAEFQTCDPADVPRTRDGINEYFEQMRPHLAVSEAARAMMDHLLNAKVVLPPAPRIARPAVEILNWFLRAGTIATMPRWMRRLSGFDQPRVVDLAVRPVLRLGFGVVNRVPRLKLLVAKIIAPSVVPIAGPYIMGIPPRSDEVLSPEEGRRRYGYVKPAEAHKELRARQYERVFGQGQLPSDEGLIESQTYLGSLA; encoded by the coding sequence ATGTCTGATCTCCAGCCGATGGCTGACTACGGGTTCTTCGGGCCGGACTCGGTGACCTGGAAGGTCTGGGGTCACGCGACCACACCGATCATCGGGCTGCAGCGCGCCGTGGTGGTCGAGGAACTCGACCCGGCCCTGATCGCCGCGGTCGACACCACCGGCGCCAACTACGACCGGCCTCGCACCCGTTACGACCGGACCGTGCGTTACTTCGCGATGGTCGCTTTCGCCGACACCGAATCGGTGCTCAAGACCGCCGATGTGCTGGTGAAAGTCCACTCGAAAGCCATTGGCACCGAACCGCTGAGCGGCAACAGGTACGACGCCAACGATCCCCGGTCGCAGCTCTGGATCCTGCTCACCGGTTGGCACTCGGTGCTCAAGGCCTACGAACTGTACGGCGGCGGGAAGTTGACCGCAGAGGAGGAGAGCCGCTACTGGCACGACTGTGCCCGTGCCGCCGAGTTCCAAACCTGCGATCCGGCCGACGTCCCGCGGACCCGTGACGGCATCAACGAGTACTTCGAGCAGATGCGGCCGCATCTCGCCGTCAGCGAGGCGGCCCGCGCGATGATGGACCACCTGCTCAACGCCAAGGTGGTGCTGCCGCCCGCGCCGCGTATCGCGAGGCCGGCCGTGGAGATTCTCAACTGGTTCCTGCGCGCGGGAACCATCGCGACGATGCCGCGGTGGATGCGTCGGCTCAGTGGATTCGACCAGCCACGAGTGGTGGACTTGGCCGTGCGGCCGGTGCTCAGGCTCGGCTTCGGCGTGGTCAACCGGGTGCCGCGGCTGAAGCTGTTGGTGGCCAAGATCATTGCGCCGTCGGTGGTTCCGATCGCAGGGCCCTACATCATGGGTATTCCGCCGCGCTCGGACGAAGTGCTCAGCCCTGAAGAAGGCCGCAGGCGCTACGGCTACGTCAAACCCGCCGAAGCGCACAAGGAGTTGCGGGCGCGCCAGTACGAGCGGGTGTTCGGGCAGGGACAACTGCCGAGTGACGAGGGCCTCATCGAATCTCAAACCTATTTGGGGAGTTTGGCGTGA
- a CDS encoding TetR/AcrR family transcriptional regulator gives MSVETARGRAAHLGPERRRPQVLDAALAIAVTDGVAAVTIGAVAQRLKVTRPVVYSCFPDRVELLRALLERELTLLVQGAIDALPYGRADADEAVFIEGFQALLETVAGRPDSWRLVMSADPDPAVAKHFRNGRALMIGKVSRRLAPTLERWGTTDADKKLPVLVEQFVSICEGAVRTLLHDDGKDWTPTTLGEFIGSATYRAFRAA, from the coding sequence ATGAGTGTAGAAACCGCCCGCGGGAGGGCCGCCCACCTGGGGCCCGAGCGGCGGCGCCCCCAGGTGCTCGATGCGGCCCTGGCGATTGCCGTGACCGACGGGGTCGCGGCGGTCACGATCGGCGCGGTGGCGCAGCGACTCAAGGTCACCCGGCCGGTGGTGTACTCGTGCTTTCCCGACCGGGTGGAATTGCTGAGGGCCTTGCTTGAGCGGGAGTTGACGCTGCTGGTCCAGGGGGCGATCGACGCGCTGCCCTACGGCCGCGCGGATGCCGACGAGGCCGTCTTCATCGAGGGTTTCCAGGCGTTGCTTGAGACAGTCGCCGGCCGGCCCGATTCCTGGCGGCTGGTAATGAGCGCCGACCCGGACCCGGCCGTGGCCAAACACTTCCGAAACGGCCGCGCGCTGATGATCGGCAAGGTCTCCCGACGGCTGGCACCCACTTTGGAACGGTGGGGCACCACCGATGCCGACAAGAAGCTGCCGGTGCTGGTCGAGCAGTTCGTTTCCATCTGTGAAGGCGCGGTGCGGACCTTGTTGCATGACGACGGAAAAGACTGGACCCCAACCACATTGGGTGAATTCATCGGATCGGCCACCTACCGGGCGTTTCGCGCCGCCTGA
- a CDS encoding alpha-hydroxy-acid oxidizing protein has product MAYGDYQLEIYLQGLSGVLPTMPMDYAGLEAKAQAAMPASIWSYVAGGAGDERTQQVNRTAFDRWGLMPRMFNAHRDRDLSVDLFGLKLPSPLFMAPIGVLGICGQDGHGDLAGARAAARTGVPMVLSTLTEDPLEDVAAEFGDTPGFFQLYTPTDRDLAASLVQRAEKAGFKGIVVTLDTWVPGWRPRDLATSNFPQLRGKCLANYTSDPVFRAGLQQPPEENPQATVLRWVSLFGNPLTWDDLPWLRSLTKLPLILKGICHPDDVRRAKDGGVDGIYCSNHGGRQANGGLPAIDCLPGVVEAADGLPVLFDSGIRNGADIVKALALGATAVGVGRPYAYGLALGGADGIVHVLRSLLAETDLIMGVDGYPTLADLTPEALHRVD; this is encoded by the coding sequence ATGGCATACGGCGATTACCAACTCGAGATCTACCTGCAGGGGCTGTCCGGCGTGCTGCCGACCATGCCGATGGACTACGCGGGACTGGAGGCCAAAGCCCAAGCCGCCATGCCGGCCTCGATCTGGTCCTATGTGGCCGGAGGAGCCGGCGACGAACGCACCCAGCAGGTCAACCGCACCGCATTCGACCGATGGGGTCTGATGCCGCGCATGTTCAACGCCCACCGGGACCGAGACCTCTCCGTCGACCTGTTCGGGCTCAAGCTGCCGTCGCCGTTGTTCATGGCGCCGATCGGGGTGCTCGGCATCTGCGGGCAGGACGGTCACGGAGATCTGGCCGGTGCCCGCGCCGCCGCGCGTACCGGGGTGCCGATGGTGCTGTCCACCCTGACCGAGGACCCGCTGGAAGACGTCGCCGCCGAATTCGGTGACACCCCAGGTTTTTTCCAGCTGTACACACCGACCGACCGGGATCTGGCGGCCAGCCTGGTGCAACGCGCCGAGAAGGCCGGGTTCAAGGGCATCGTCGTCACGCTCGACACCTGGGTGCCGGGCTGGCGTCCCCGGGATCTGGCCACCTCGAACTTCCCGCAGCTGCGCGGCAAGTGCCTGGCCAACTACACCAGCGACCCGGTGTTCCGGGCCGGCCTGCAACAGCCGCCCGAGGAGAACCCGCAGGCCACCGTTCTGCGCTGGGTCAGCCTGTTCGGCAATCCGCTCACCTGGGACGACCTACCGTGGCTGCGGTCACTGACCAAGCTGCCGCTGATCCTCAAGGGGATCTGCCACCCCGATGACGTCCGCCGGGCCAAGGACGGTGGCGTCGATGGCATCTACTGCTCCAATCATGGTGGGCGCCAAGCCAACGGCGGCCTGCCCGCGATCGACTGCCTGCCCGGTGTGGTGGAGGCCGCCGACGGGCTGCCCGTGTTGTTCGACTCTGGGATCCGCAACGGCGCCGACATCGTCAAGGCGCTGGCGCTGGGGGCCACCGCGGTCGGCGTCGGCCGGCCGTATGCCTACGGGCTGGCGCTGGGTGGGGCCGACGGAATCGTGCATGTGCTGCGGTCGCTGCTCGCCGAGACCGATCTGATCATGGGAGTCGACGGGTATCCGACACTGGCCGATCTCACGCCTGAGGCACTGCACCGGGTCGACTGA
- a CDS encoding siderophore-interacting protein — MAGRPVHTFQVVHREQLTDHIVRLVLGGSGEGTGFDTFSPNDFSDAYVKLVVVPANVDVSALPKPLTLDSFQELPAEQRPTVRTYTVRKFDTERGEITIDFVVHGEQGVAAPWAASAVPGQPAYLMGPSGAYNPDPAADWHLLAGDESALPAIGAALEALPADAIGKVFIEVADSHDEVQLTAPAGVEVNWIHRGGRADLVGDDHSGDNAPLIAAVKDATWLPGQVQVFIHGEAQAVMHNLRPYIRKERGVAAKWAASISGYWRRGRTEETFRQWKAELAKAEADTAG, encoded by the coding sequence ATGGCAGGACGACCCGTGCACACCTTTCAGGTGGTGCATCGCGAGCAGTTGACCGACCACATCGTCCGGTTGGTGCTGGGCGGATCGGGCGAGGGCACGGGCTTCGACACGTTCTCGCCCAACGACTTCAGCGATGCCTATGTCAAACTCGTCGTCGTTCCGGCGAATGTGGATGTGTCGGCGCTCCCGAAACCCTTGACACTGGACAGCTTTCAGGAGTTGCCCGCCGAACAACGACCGACTGTGCGTACTTACACGGTGCGCAAGTTCGACACGGAGCGTGGCGAGATCACCATCGACTTCGTCGTGCACGGTGAGCAGGGTGTGGCCGCACCCTGGGCCGCGTCGGCGGTACCGGGCCAACCTGCCTACCTGATGGGGCCCAGTGGTGCCTACAACCCCGACCCGGCCGCCGACTGGCACCTGCTGGCCGGTGACGAATCGGCGCTGCCGGCCATCGGTGCCGCCCTGGAGGCCTTGCCCGCCGACGCGATCGGCAAAGTTTTCATCGAGGTGGCCGACTCGCATGACGAAGTCCAACTCACCGCCCCCGCCGGCGTCGAGGTCAACTGGATCCACCGGGGTGGCCGCGCCGACCTGGTTGGTGACGACCATTCCGGAGACAACGCGCCGTTGATCGCCGCCGTGAAGGACGCTACCTGGCTGCCGGGTCAGGTGCAGGTGTTCATCCACGGTGAGGCGCAGGCCGTCATGCACAACCTGCGTCCCTACATCCGTAAGGAACGCGGCGTCGCCGCGAAATGGGCCGCCTCAATCTCGGGGTACTGGCGTCGCGGGCGTACCGAGGAGACTTTCCGGCAATGGAAGGCCGAGTTGGCAAAAGCCGAGGCCGACACCGCCGGCTGA
- a CDS encoding SH3-like domain-containing protein produces the protein MAAKYGVENLVPPWKTSLDGFCDALDRAACGTGVPDFKQRRDEEDQLSATVYADLPYPENQLVALAHSLVARGVITETELQERLAAVRRRLEA, from the coding sequence ATGGCGGCCAAGTACGGCGTCGAAAACCTGGTCCCGCCGTGGAAGACCAGCCTCGACGGTTTCTGTGACGCGCTCGACCGCGCTGCCTGCGGCACCGGGGTTCCCGACTTCAAACAACGACGCGACGAGGAAGACCAACTGTCGGCCACCGTATATGCCGACCTGCCGTATCCCGAGAACCAGCTCGTCGCCCTCGCGCATTCGCTGGTGGCTCGGGGCGTGATCACCGAAACCGAGCTGCAGGAGCGGCTGGCTGCGGTGCGAAGGAGGCTCGAAGCCTGA
- the scnC gene encoding thiocyanate hydrolase subunit gamma has translation MAEHDHDHDHERTVKPMVDEITDFEVLEIALRELCIEKGIFTAEEHRLFTEFAEQIGPTPAARLVARAWLDPDFKQLAAAEPMTASKEVGVDWLEPTGFGTPSDFTAFQILEDTPTVHHVIVCALCSCYPRPILGNSPEWYRTPNYRRRLVRWPRQVLAEFGLYLPDTVDVRVQDSNQKHRFMVMPMRPEGTDGWTEDQLTEIITRDCLIGVALPRAGVTTNVITDTRPATHPAGE, from the coding sequence ATGGCAGAGCACGACCATGATCACGATCACGAGCGCACCGTCAAACCGATGGTCGACGAGATCACCGACTTCGAGGTACTGGAGATCGCCCTACGCGAACTGTGTATCGAGAAAGGGATTTTCACCGCCGAGGAGCATCGACTCTTCACCGAGTTCGCCGAGCAGATCGGTCCGACCCCCGCCGCCCGGCTGGTCGCCCGGGCCTGGCTGGACCCCGACTTCAAACAGCTGGCCGCCGCGGAGCCGATGACGGCCAGCAAGGAGGTCGGCGTCGACTGGCTGGAGCCCACCGGATTCGGCACCCCCAGCGACTTCACCGCATTTCAGATTCTCGAAGACACCCCGACCGTGCACCATGTGATCGTCTGCGCGCTCTGCTCGTGTTACCCACGCCCGATTCTCGGCAACTCGCCCGAGTGGTACCGGACCCCGAACTACCGGCGCCGGCTGGTGCGTTGGCCCCGGCAGGTGCTCGCCGAATTCGGGCTGTATCTGCCCGACACCGTCGACGTGCGCGTCCAGGATTCGAACCAGAAGCATCGGTTCATGGTGATGCCGATGCGTCCCGAGGGCACCGACGGCTGGACCGAGGATCAGCTGACCGAGATCATCACCCGCGACTGCCTCATCGGCGTCGCACTGCCCAGGGCCGGGGTGACCACCAACGTCATCACCGACACCCGGCCCGCGACGCACCCCGCCGGCGAATAA
- a CDS encoding SH3-like domain-containing protein translates to MSTAADRAAQLALVARLKSAYTELPDAPTPDLLDHDRFTAYMKPVHDVGGEPDAPMKYENKDYEYWEHMTYVICEVLAWRGIWLSEERRRMGNVDVGRAVYLGFPYYGRWLLSVARVLVEKHHIGLTELSERMAEVQERYAGGLAGKRLEARPKCQGDGSDVKRNSHIVHAKGKGDPQVYAGRAGEPKFKVGDSVLVRELPVLFYTRTPEYVRGARGEIAAVAYESPAAEDETWDRTDATPEWFYVVSFTMAQLWDGYTGTATDTLRTEIPEHWLQAAG, encoded by the coding sequence ATGAGCACAGCCGCTGACCGCGCCGCCCAGTTGGCATTGGTCGCTCGCCTCAAGTCGGCATATACGGAACTGCCCGACGCGCCGACGCCGGACCTGCTCGACCATGACCGCTTCACCGCCTACATGAAACCGGTGCACGATGTCGGCGGGGAGCCGGACGCCCCGATGAAGTACGAGAACAAGGACTATGAGTACTGGGAGCACATGACGTATGTCATCTGCGAAGTCCTTGCCTGGCGGGGTATTTGGCTGTCGGAGGAACGGCGCCGGATGGGTAACGTCGACGTCGGGCGCGCGGTCTATCTGGGCTTCCCGTACTACGGCCGGTGGCTCCTGTCGGTCGCGCGGGTCCTCGTGGAGAAGCATCACATCGGCTTGACCGAACTGTCCGAACGGATGGCCGAAGTTCAGGAGCGCTACGCCGGCGGACTGGCCGGTAAGCGCCTTGAGGCCAGGCCGAAGTGCCAAGGCGACGGTTCGGACGTCAAGCGCAACAGCCACATCGTGCACGCCAAGGGCAAAGGCGACCCACAGGTGTATGCCGGCCGGGCCGGGGAGCCGAAGTTCAAGGTGGGGGATTCGGTGCTGGTGCGTGAGCTGCCGGTGCTGTTCTACACCCGCACCCCCGAATACGTCCGCGGTGCGCGCGGTGAGATCGCCGCGGTGGCATACGAAAGCCCGGCAGCAGAGGACGAGACCTGGGACCGGACCGATGCCACACCCGAATGGTTCTACGTCGTCAGCTTCACCATGGCGCAGTTGTGGGACGGCTACACCGGAACGGCCACCGACACGTTGAGAACCGAGATTCCCGAGCACTGGCTGCAGGCAGCCGGCTGA
- the dprA gene encoding DNA-processing protein DprA, which produces MTDELRRAWAYLSRVAEPPCPQLTALVTQVGPVEAAGRVKAGQVEDELLVRVEARREFDCAADDLDVLDRMGGRLITPDDEEWPLLRFRALRGDKELNRPNGHPPLVLWAAGPVRLDEATDRAAAIVGTRAATAYGEHVAAELAAGLVEREVAVVSGGAYGIDGAAHRAALACEGVTVAIVAGGIDNPYPAGHSTLFHRIRQDCVLVSEYPPGTPPGRLRFLTRNRLVAALSGATVVVEAGLRSGAASTASWAKAMGRSVCAVPGPVTSAASAGCHALLQNGAHLVGRAEQVVELVGQIGELAPEQPHPTALLDELAPAEKQVYDALPARGAHTVDEISMLAALPPHQVLGPLTMLELAGLVESVDGCWRIVRRRRARSA; this is translated from the coding sequence ATGACTGACGAGTTGCGCCGGGCCTGGGCGTATCTGTCGCGGGTGGCCGAGCCGCCGTGCCCGCAGTTGACCGCGTTGGTCACGCAGGTGGGTCCGGTCGAGGCGGCCGGACGGGTCAAGGCCGGTCAGGTCGAGGACGAGTTGCTGGTCCGGGTCGAGGCGCGTCGGGAATTCGATTGTGCGGCAGATGACCTGGATGTCCTGGACAGGATGGGCGGGCGGCTGATCACCCCCGATGACGAGGAATGGCCGCTGCTGCGATTTCGGGCGCTGCGCGGCGACAAGGAACTCAACCGCCCGAATGGTCATCCTCCGCTGGTGTTGTGGGCCGCCGGGCCCGTACGCCTTGACGAAGCGACCGACCGTGCCGCGGCGATCGTGGGCACCCGTGCGGCCACTGCCTACGGCGAGCACGTGGCTGCCGAACTGGCCGCCGGATTGGTCGAACGCGAGGTGGCGGTGGTTTCCGGCGGTGCCTACGGTATCGACGGGGCGGCGCATCGCGCCGCGCTGGCATGCGAGGGCGTGACGGTCGCGATCGTGGCCGGCGGCATCGACAATCCGTACCCCGCGGGTCACAGCACTCTGTTCCACCGGATTCGCCAGGACTGCGTGCTGGTCAGCGAGTACCCGCCGGGAACGCCGCCGGGCCGGCTACGTTTCCTCACCCGTAACCGGTTGGTGGCCGCCCTCTCCGGGGCAACGGTGGTGGTGGAGGCCGGGTTGCGCAGCGGGGCGGCCAGCACCGCGTCATGGGCCAAGGCGATGGGGCGCTCGGTGTGCGCGGTGCCGGGTCCGGTGACCTCGGCGGCCTCGGCCGGCTGTCACGCACTCCTTCAGAACGGCGCGCATCTGGTCGGCCGGGCCGAGCAGGTCGTCGAACTCGTCGGCCAGATAGGTGAACTGGCGCCCGAGCAGCCTCATCCGACTGCGCTGCTCGACGAGCTCGCGCCGGCCGAGAAACAGGTGTACGACGCGTTGCCCGCGCGCGGTGCCCACACCGTGGACGAGATCTCGATGCTCGCTGCGCTGCCGCCGCATCAGGTCCTGGGGCCGCTGACGATGCTGGAACTCGCCGGACTGGTGGAGAGCGTCGACGGATGCTGGCGCATCGTGCGCCGGCGCCGGGCCCGGTCCGCATAA